A stretch of DNA from Juglans microcarpa x Juglans regia isolate MS1-56 chromosome 5D, Jm3101_v1.0, whole genome shotgun sequence:
TATATGATGTGCCCCTGCTTCATGGCATGTGAATATACAAATCTGCTTCTTAGTTTCTCGCTTGTATTACATTATGAAAAAGCTGAAATTTGGCTTCATGCATATCGTAGACATATACATGCTTTAAAAATTCCAGAATGTATTTCAGATTCCACTGTGGTgcaataaattcataaatatattagttttgatcatcaagaaaatattttctaaactaaagCTTTGTCCTGAAAGAGCAGGCTGGTACTAAACGTGATAAGCTGACATTGGATGCTTCTACAAACAGGATCAATAGCCTACTTTCCAAGGTAAACTATAATCATGTCACCATTGCTATTGGGATTTATAACATGCATTGGTGTCTGTTTATGAATACTAGTTTCTCTTCTGATCAGGTGAGATCCATTCGGATGTGTGGCTCTTGTGCATTAAATCTCTGTGGGATTGCATGTGGAAGGCTTGACCTATTTTTTGAAATCGGCTTTGGGGGTCCTTGGTATGATACCTTTTAACTTTTCAGCGAGGTTATTGGTTTGATTGGAAAGGCCTGATTCTttttttgggatattttttgtttgatggTTCTCCGTTTGACGTTGTTCTTCTCAAATgagttctgatatgatatgtgATTGACATGGTCCGCTTTTGTACTCAGGGATGTTGCTGGTGGTGCTGTGATTGTACAAGAGGCTGGAGGAGTTGTATATGACCCGTACGTAACATACTTAAATATGCTTTATTCTTGTTTCTTGACGGAGGGAAAACAGGAGGTTCTAGATAGGATTAGCATTTTTCCATAGCAACCTTCTAACGATTTAGTTAAGTAGTCAACACCCATTGATATTTATCCTCTTGGCCTTCACAAAGCAATTTGTGAGTTGGACATGCAATGGGGTGGTTTTTCACAAGCACAGAtatttccaaatattttattaatcttaaCATTTTATGGTTGTTCATCAGATCTGGTAAAGATTTTGACATCACAGCCCAGCGAGTAGCTGCTTCGAACCCTTTTGTCAAGGATGCATTTGTTGAGGTTTTACGACAATCCGAATGAGAGAACACGAAACTGATTGTTGAAACCTGGGATACAGTTTATTTGGTATAGTTTAGTTTGATTCCCATGTTCCAAAAAGTATTTGCAACATGTTTTTTATGATTCCATCATGTTCCATTGGCTGAGTGATGTTTAATAAATACAACGATTCCTCAAATTCGCTGGGCTTTTTCCAGTGCCAAATCAGTTGAGATGGCAACTCGCAATATTGAATATATATGCCCTTTAAATTATTCCCAAACCTTTATAGAGGTTAGTATTGATATTTTAGTTGCATCCACAGCTTTTATGagttgtttatttattgaaactatCGACTCTTAACCTGAAATGTGCTTGAATGAATCTCAAAAGCACTTTGAAGGCTGTGGATGATAAATgctattttttatcataaattgtTTTAGATCATATCCGTTGATGGAACACATTTTAAATGTAAGATGTAAAACAGTAGGTGTGAATAGCGATTACAAGATTAAAGATGACATGTAGCATAATTCTTTATAGATACAATTTGTCTTGAATTATTGACAAGTGGTGGCTTGAATGATTCCCCCCAAAACAATCCGGCATATTTAAAACCTATATTGAGTTTGTATCTATAGATTAATCAATTCATTGCGCAGGAACAGGCTCATGCGAACTGCTGTCTGCTGCCCtttaaagtattttatcaagCCGGAATGCCAATTGCCAAACTGGAACCATCTGGCCTAAGCAGTATTGACCAAAAGATTATGCTCACTAAGCACCAAATACTGCAAATAATGCTTAGTTTTGTGACATAAAACAGTGAAATAAGATGGGAATTTTCAGTAAATCAGGAGAAAACATGGATGTAGTGATAAGTTTAATATGAAGTAACTGACATGTATGTAGAACGTAAAACGTCCAGGCTCCTGACAGTACCACCTATGAATGAATCAGCTCCAGTACCCAATTCACTCGGTACATAAGGTATCCTCAATACTCGAATCCATGAATATACAAAAGGGTGCATCAACAcagaattaaatatataaagtgaatgcgtttgaaacaaaaagaaatcacATCCTCCATCTGGAAAACTGCAATATTCTAAGCAAACTGTGCTGGCCTCGCACCATACCCTTTTGCTCCATTCACGCCCTGATGCGTCTTTCCCGTGCTCTCCGACCTCTTCTTCCGAAGAAGATACCATGTATACGCTTCCACCCACACAATATTGATTATGAAAATCACAACGATGGCAATGTAACCACTCTTCCACTTCTTCTCCGGCTTCAAAATATCAAATCCTTTGAATATGTTAATGATGCTCAGAAGGATTACTAGATACCCAACTGAATGGTGATAAATATTCCAGTAAAATCTGTACTTGTGATCCTTCTTTGGCCTCAGAAGCAGAGCAAACACCTACACATGAACTCAAATCTTTCTCTTAGAAAGCCAGATAATGAAATAGTCACATTTTGTTTAGGAAATACTACGTAAAATaagattgattgattgattgtatgGGAAGAAACTCGGGTACCTGAAGTGTTGCGAGGATGAAAAGGAGAACGCCAATTACTCTGTGCTTGGTTTGTTCGACACCAGCAGAGTCGTTTCCAAGCTTAATACCAGTTGCCACTCCAGCAACTCCAATAACATAAGCTGTGGTTTGGCAACTGGCATGAAGATAAAACCATGCAGGGTCTGCGGATTCGAATACCTTCAAGTACCTTGCTATCATAACTCCAATAGGCATCAAGATACCCCAGCTGAAGACATTTAGCACTCCATGGACCTGAAATTTCGTTCCAATAACTTTTAGAACTTGGGCCGATTAAGTAATTCTGACGAAGGTATTCAATGCCTTGAAGAACATTTCAATACGAGAAATCCAAAAACAGACATTTCCTGACGTGAAATAGCAAAAATTGTACCATTCATTACACTACCGCTAATGGACTGGAAAGTAAACAAAGCCATCTTTACAAATACCAAAATTGCTGCTTGTAGCACAGATTTATTACTACTTAATAATTGAACCTTGTTTTTGGGTAGAGATAAGTACTCGAGAGTACTTTTGTCAACTTAAGATGACTTGTACTTGGAAGggggaaaacaagaaaatagaatGATGGATCCCACAAACTGAATAACAAGAGTCAGACAGCCAAACCCAATTGAGATGCAAGAAGATTAAAGAGCGAAGAAGAAAAAATCACAGTGGACTGTGGAACTAAAACACCAATTTACgtaacataaaaaaaactacGTAAAAAGAACATGAAAACCAAAAAGGAGCAAGTTTCCgttcacatgcatttttatctctgGATCTTGAACCTCCCCCTCCGCTCGTTCCAGCCTCCCCCGACAGGAGATTCAGAACTCCCTTGGAATTGGTGTTAGCGTCATCCAGCGAATGCGATTGTGGTTTGTCATCTTTAACAGGACCCACTTGCCAAACATGGTTAATAGTGGTGATACTGTTGGGAAGTGCCAAGGTAGCATAGATTACAATCTCACTATTCGAATACGTTGCTGTCAACTCCGGGACAGCATAAGTCAGATTGCTCTCTGCCATGGTTGTAGCATAACTAGTGATCTGGGACTGGTAGAATGCCAAGCTTCCATTGGAAAACTGGTAAGCAACAAGTGCTTGTGCTCCCTTCATGCCCGAACCGGTGGGGTTGATTGCCCACGCAGTCCATGAAGAGGGGGTGACCCCGGTCTTCCTGAATGCGATTTGGAGGCTCCCAGAAGATTGGTTGTAGTTCCAATGTAGGAAGGAGTTCAGATAAGGGAGATCATTGCAGGAGCTAAACACCTGGTTGCTAGGGAAGCTGTATTTGCTACATGTTTGAGCCAAGGATGACAGACAGAGAGACAAAAGAACAGAGAAAACTAGCACAGGTTTGAACATGTTAGCCAGCAGACAAGGTGGCCGTGAAGAGACAAATGACATGGAATTGCAAGGAGGATGAGTTATCACATGGAAACTGGAGGTAGTTTATAAAGAGTTTTGTGGGTTCAGGAGGTTGGCCGCCTTTCAGTTTTTAATTTGGGGAAGGTTCCAAGCGCAACATTACACTTACTTTCTTCAAAACTAATGCATGTTTAAATTTTCCCTTATTTTAGCTCTCGAAACTTTGTTTGCAACACCAACAACCATCCTTTTTCACCCGGCTGCCTGCCTCCGCTGAGCTGGATCTGCACGTAGTACAAAAACATGGAGTTTCCCAAGTGATCTTGATAGGTGATTGTTTGTAAATTTGGGAAACAGTTTGGTCCGTCGGCCGTAGCTAGCCTGCTTCACTGCATGCCCCATTTACGTTCAGATTGATACTGTTTATCaatacataatttattctatGAATTCATCTCCGGTCGGATATCTTTCTCTgcctttctttattatttcttcatctccttctttattttgattttaaaaagatattaaattagaattatgttacgtacaatcatttttgtatattatttgtTCACtctattaatttgattaattaaaataattattttatattaaaaaaaaagtcttgctAAGTACAAGCGATTTGACGCATTAAACCGCGTATCGATGCtgacatgacttttttttattaaaaaaaaaaataaaaaaattttttttagagaaaaagaaGATCTTTTATctcacaaaaatcatttttatctaaACTCGCACAATTTTATTAAACGAATGCCTTGCATATCAgaatcaatgcacggattggtgcacaAACTCATTTATaagaagatttttctttaaaaaaaagtgacagTCAATTAATTAGTAAAGTGCACAAAaagaatagataaaataaaattatatataaaagaatagataaaataaaatacagtctatttgaaaagtgattagattaatacaaataaaaatttaaataaatcattGGAATTGCTCTAAAATTCATAACCATCTTACTAAAAACCATCCAAAGATTATCATTCATAGGTTGGTTTGAATTCAAAGATAAAATGAGgtagttttaaatgaaatataaaagttgaaaaaaatattgttaaaatattattttttaatattattattgttttgagatttaaaaaaattgaattgagattttaaaaatttgaattatttattatattttatgtaaaaatttgatataattgtaatactaaaataaaatgaatcacATCTTAAATTCAAACGGACCAAGCAAAACCAAACAACTTAGCAGTCAAACCGGTTCTATTGACTTTAACCAGCTTGTGGGTGATAATGATAACTCCGTCAAGGGATTTTTGGAAACCAGAATCATACGCCGCAAAAGTCAAAGATCAAAACTAGACTACCCTTTGGAAAATTTTTAAGTTtccaaattaataatttcagttaagggatttagatagtttatttcttatcatgacatgaattaaatttaaaataatattgatgtgATCTCAAATGATCTTAGttaatatgtgaataataatattttatagattctattgagatatgtttaaatatataaaataggttaagatgagtttaacgtttttataaaaaattgacaaaGTAATAAGTGTTattaatgattgatttgagatcaTTTTAACAACTAAATATAACCTAAATATTCTTTAAAAGAGAGGAGAAGTGACAAGATGAACTCTCAAACGAGTCTTCTCTTATATCTAACTTAGAGAGTACTATTAGAAAAGTAAATaatggtatttaaaaaaaaaaaaaaacttcagagGATATTTGCTTAAtctatcaaatttttatttatatatgcaaaGAGTCTCTGCGAGGGTAGTAAATACTGTCTGCTTTATTATTTAGTTGGTATTCATAGGTGAAACAAATGTTATTGTTTGCATGATTCCACTTGGAaggcatatatatgtatatatatatatatatatatatatatatatatatatatgtattcgaTAGGGTCTCATGACTTTATCTTGTTGACATTGGACTTATGTCCTTGAGTTATTAGTCAATTTGGTTGAATTCTTTGCACTTATTTCGTGAGGTTGAGTGCCAATTGGAACAAATTAATGTCTAGTATTTGATAATATGGGAAGGGTTCCTTTTTGTGACTCAATTATGCCGAGGTTTACCCCTCGGGTCATTGAAGCCAACAATTCTCATCGCTAAGGTGATTGCTGatgaaaaaattcaaacttaattaattataatattaaaatatacacGTGTGAATGTGAGTATGAATGATCGCGTTCTACACATATATCAGTAACGATAATCAATAGTTTGTACACAACCTTCGAGCATAAATATAGACTTAAAAAGTTTGGACTAAGGGGATCCCATCCCTAACATGTCATACGAAGACCTAACTTAAGAAGTTAAAACTTGTAGTGCTAGTACACTCTAAACAAGATTATACAATAGACATAGCAAACAACgaatcatatatatagaaaataaattccttgagagtgatcaaataaaaaaaaggcccATTCAGACCTTGCGAATTCATGGGCCTGAATACCCAATTATTTCATttgattcaaaataataatgaaccCAGGAAAGGGCCTGAAATGGTGGACAAGGTGGGCCTACATAGTGGACCCATGACAGCAGTGACAGCAATTATGGCTTCTGATAAAAGTTCatagaaatcaaagaa
This window harbors:
- the LOC121264939 gene encoding cytochrome b561 and DOMON domain-containing protein At5g47530-like, giving the protein MSFVSSRPPCLLANMFKPVLVFSVLLSLCLSSLAQTCSKYSFPSNQVFSSCNDLPYLNSFLHWNYNQSSGSLQIAFRKTGVTPSSWTAWAINPTGSGMKGAQALVAYQFSNGSLAFYQSQITSYATTMAESNLTYAVPELTATYSNSEIVIYATLALPNSITTINHVWQVGPVKDDKPQSHSLDDANTNSKGVLNLLSGEAGTSGGGGSRSRDKNVHGVLNVFSWGILMPIGVMIARYLKVFESADPAWFYLHASCQTTAYVIGVAGVATGIKLGNDSAGVEQTKHRVIGVLLFILATLQVFALLLRPKKDHKYRFYWNIYHHSVGYLVILLSIINIFKGFDILKPEKKWKSGYIAIVVIFIINIVWVEAYTWYLLRKKRSESTGKTHQGVNGAKGYGARPAQFA